Within Marinomonas mediterranea MMB-1, the genomic segment GGTGTCTGGTTCTTTGGTAATGAGTATCCGTTTCTTGCATGGATGTCGAAACTCGGTCTTCCAACTGACGGAAGCGAAGGGGGAGTGACCGTACTGAAACAAGGTTTTAACGTCGACCCTATTTTTCAGGGACAGGCCGATTGTGTATCAACCATGGTATACAACGAATACGGTCAAGTCTTGGATGGCGGTTTAACACCAGAAGAATTGACTGTATTTAGCTATCAAGACCAAGGCGTTGCTATGTTGGAAGATGGCTTGTACACCACTGAGGCGAAGCTGAAAGACCCAGCGATGGTGGACAAACTGGCACGCTTCCTAAAAGCATCCGTAAAAGGTTGGGAATGGGCTGCTAAATACCCAGAAGAGGCCGCAGAAATTGTACTAGAGTATGACGATACTGGCGCGCAAACGCTAGAGCACCAAGTGCGCATGGCAAAAGCCGTGGCGCAATTGATCGCGGGCAATCCTCAAGGCGTTGGCTACTTAGACCCCGCTGCGTATGAGCGTACAGTCGACGTATTAATGAGCGGTGAATCAGCGCCTGTTATTACGAAGAAACCGACCGGTGCTTGGACGCATGACGTATATGAAAAAGCGGGATTGTAAGCGGCTTTCGTTTTAATAACAGTGTTCGTATCTTTCCTATGGAAGATACGAACACGTTACACTATGAAATGACAGCGCTTTTTATGGGTTGTTAAACCAAGGAGGGGAACTAAGCGCGGCCAGTAAACTTGCGTTCTTCAACGTTAACGCGGATGCGATCACCCGTAGAGATATGCTCTGGTACTTGTACTATTGCGCCAGTAGCGAGAACTGCTGGTTTAGTTCGGGAGGTCGCTGACGCGCCTTTAATGGATGGATCTGTTTCGATGACTTCTAACTCAACCACAGTCGGCATATCCAACGCCACTGGTGCGTCATCAACCAATACGACTTGCATGCCTTGAGTGTCTTCATTTAAAAACAAGACTTCGTCGGCAATGGCTTCTTTATTCAAGTTGTAAGGCGTGTAGTTTTCTTCATCCATAAATACGTATTCTTCGCCGTCGATGTAGGAGAAGTTCGCTGGACGACGAATAAGGTCAGCAAGGTCTAGCATTTCGGAATCTTTAAAGGTCTCATCGATTTTGCGGCCTGACACAACATCGTACATGCGCATACGGTAAAGGCTTCCGCCCGCACGGCCCTGTGGTACGGAGCGCTCGATGTCTTTAACAATGCATGTTTTGTCCTGATATTGGATCGCCATGTTCTTTTTGATGTCACTTGCCTTTGGCATATCAATTTCCTACTGATGTTTGTGTTGCAACGATGCTAATCGACTTCAACCTATTGTTCCAGTCTAGATTCAGTGCTTCTAACCGTGCGACGCCATTTTGGGATGGCTTGCAGTTTTGATCGCAAATCTCGTTTTTCAGTTTGAGTGTGGTTTTGACGCTCTGTGTTGGTGCTGGATTCTTCGTTGCTTTCCTGATTGCCGTCCTGACTGCTTTTCTGATAGCCGTCCTGAATGGTTTCTTGATCGAGCAGGTCAACTTGATCACAGTTTAGAATGTCGGTCACACGTTCTGCGATGGCGTTATAAGGTTGTGCGAATGTTGTCAGGTTGTAGCCTTTCCAACTGGCTTGAGGAATGTCATCAAAGCCGAGCACACAGAGGTCGTTAGGAATGTCCACATGATACTCATGAGTCGCCGTATCGATAAATCCACAGGCAACTAGGTCCGTAATACAGAAATAGCCATCGTCTCGTGTTGGTTTCGATAACAATGTCGTAGCGGCGAGTTGTCCGTCTTCGTAATTTGTATTCTCACCCCGCCAGATAGTCAATTGCAGACCTCGTTCCTGTGCAGAGCGGATAAAAAAGCGTTCGCGGGCAACGAGACTCGGGGTTCCCTTTGACGAGCTAACGAGTGTTAATGTCTGACAGCCTGCTTGAACAAAAAATTCGACGGCTTCCTGCATCGCCTGCGCGTAGTCGATTTGTATATGGTGCACGTCTTGTAGATCATTGTGGCGGTTGATCAGTATGACTTTTTGCCCCGCTTTTATACAGGACTGCACCATTTCCTCTGGTGGCGTCCCTGACATCACGATGCTGGCTGCCGCTCGGTAATGCAGCGCTCTATTGAGAGCTTCGCCCGCACTGGTTGGGTCGGCACTGACATTAATCACCATGACCATACGGCCATCTGCTTGCAATTGGCGCGTTAACGCATCGAGCAAAAGGTTGTGATACGGCTTATCAAGGTTTGCTGCGAGTAAGCAAACGGGGCGACTTTTTTCCTGAGACAAGCCACGTGCCAGATGATTGACGTGGTAGTTCAACTCCTCCGCGGCGGCGAGGACTTTCTCCCGTGTCTTTGTCGACACGCTCGCGCCGTCGGTAAAGGTTCTTGAGACAGCCGAGCGCGAGACGCCAGCGAGTCGAGCGACATCAGCAGCGGAAGCCGCACGGCTTTTACTAGGGCCTTTCGGCTTGTGCATAGGTTAACTCTCTTTCGGAACGTAGGGGGTGATTCGTTTTACTTGTTCTGCGGCCCAACGTGCAGCGTCCACTAAGATTGGTTTCGGTGCTTCTGGCCATTCTTCTTTAATCAGTTGTCTTGCTACTCTAATGTGATCGATGGCGGCGTCAAGGGTTGGATACGTCTCCGTCTCATCAAGGTGCAAAAGAAGAGCTGTTAAGGTAACGGAGCGACTGCGGCCACCACGGCAGTTGATCAAAATATTACCTGTGCCATTCCAAGGGTAACTCGGTTTATCTGGCAACTCTTGATCAATGACACTGCGCAATTGATAGTATCCAGCCAGTATCATTGGGTGCGGGTTACCGGGACCGTCTACAATACCATGCTTGTAGTATCGAACCGATGCCCAGCCGAACGCTTGTACTTTGCTCAGTGGGTCGTTCTTCTCCACAATGTTTATATCTAAGTTTACTGCACAGTTGAATACCGTGCCGATATTGTGTTTCTTGAGTAAGCTTGGATCAGAAGCCGCTTGCTTATTACCAATATACAGGTCGATGCCTCGGCCTAGAAAGTTTTCATGAATAAGGTGCATTGGTCCACGGGCTTCGTCCGCTTCTTGAAATACTTGCTTTTTGTTGGCTATTTCGACAGTGCTCATAAGCTGTCCTTCAGTTTCATATTAGGGTAGTTGATACCTTCAATTGCGTTTGCAATTAAAGGGGAAGACGCGATAACAGGGCCTTTCTTGGCTAAGTCGGCAACGGAATTTGGCCACTGACCGACGCGACCACCAGCTTCTTCGACGAGTAGCATGCCCGCGACGCAATCCCAGCTGTTCATTGACAGTTCTAGGTACGCGTCAGACCATCCTTCTGCCACCCAGACTAATGCGAGTCCGCCGGAGCCGCGACGATGAATACTGGCGCCTTGTTCAAGTAAATATCGCTGGACGCTAAGGTGTTCGTCTATTGTTATGTTGCGAGACCAGCCAAATTCCAGACTCGCTTGATTCAGCGAGGCGGTTTTTGAGGTGTGGATCGGCTGGTCATTTTTATAGGCGCCTTTGCCTTGCTGAGCAAAGTAAATTGTCTTTAACACTGGCTGAGCGATAGCAGAAAGTACCGCTCGTCCATTTAAACAAAATGCGATGATGACGCAAAAATGGGGCGTGCCTCGAGCGAAATTTTCAGTGCCGTCTATTGGATCGATAATCCACGTCATTTCATTCGGCTCGCCTCCTGTTTCCTCTCCCAATATCGCATCTTCGGGAAAGGCACGACTGATTTCGTCGCGAATCAGATTCTCAACGGCTAGGTCGGTTTCAGTAAGGTAATCTTGCGGTCCTTTCAAGCTATAGTCGCCCGCACTGCGATTGTTGTAGCTTTCTAACGCACAATCCGCCGCACGTTGGACAAGTGACTTCAAAAACGTAGCCCGAGTGTCAATAGTGTTTTTTATATTCATAAGCCTCCTTTTTATGGCATGTTTTCATGGTATGAAATCAGCAGGCCCTTAACGGGCCTGCTCCGGGTGTGCTGGACGTTTCCTTAAAGCTGACCTGCTCGTGCAAGAGCCCAAAGATCCTGCCAATCCTGACGGCTTGCCCAATCGTCTTTCGACGTCGCTGGATTGTATTTAAAGAGTTGATCAAGATGAGCGGCAACACCAGAAGGCTCTTGTGCCGGAATCTCGTTGTCGATGTTGGTTGAAATCTTACCGTCGATTGCCTGAGGTGCAAAACCTTCGCTGGTTAGCATGTAATGAACAAAGAGTTTCGCTGCATTCGGGCTGTCTGTGCCAGCCGTAATCATCATAAACTTAGGATACAGCATGCCGACCATCGGTTTCATTGAGTCACAAATGCCTAACTTCATACCGTTTTTGTTTTCACGGAATTTTGCTGAGGACATGATACCAATGAAATTTTCTTTCGTATCGGGTGCGCCAACGGCGGAGGCAACATCACTATCCGAGTTAGTGAGCAATGGCTGATTACCAGCCAAAGCCGCAACGAAAGCCGCTGTTGCACTGTCTAGGTCTGTTTTAAGCGGTTTTCCATAGTGCGCTTCATAGGCCGCGGCAATGTCAGCATCATGATGCATGGCAAACTGATTGAACCAGTCAGTATAGATCGACTTGTTCAGAGGGTCAGGCATCGCAATGTGTCCCTTCCATTTAGGATCTGTCAGCGCCCAAATGTTATCTACTGGGCAACTGTCGTTTAGTGCTGTGTTATATGACCAAACAACAGGTGAGGTTGATACTACTAATGGATCACGGAATTCCGCCGGAATCTTATCCGTCATATCGGCTGGTAGATAGCTCGTTGTGTAACCTGTAGCAAGCAACTGAACGGCTGCAGCGGGTACGTCGGAGATAATAACCACGTCGGATTTGACGTTATTGGCTTTGGTCTCGCCTGTTACCATTTTGATGTTTGCCCCTGCTTTTATTTTCGTCCCAGTTGTTTCAATTCCGTACTTTTTAGCAAAAGCGGCTGCTTGTTTTTTGATTTTACCGGTTGAATCGAACACCGAAAGAGGTGGCTCGGCTTTAGCGGCTTGGATCAAGGCATCGATATTGAAATCTTCAGCCATCGCGGAGGTGGAAACAAGCGCACTGACCAAGAGTGCGTTAGCTGTATTACGAATCATGGGGTGTCCTCAAGTTTTGTTTGAACGAAAGTAGGCGAAGCAAGTTCCGAATTGGAAGACGAAACCCTGACTTCAGGTTGTGCTTCGAGGGACAATCGATCCCCTTCAGCGGAAAATAAATGCACGGCGTGTGGGGCAACGTGCACGTAAACGGCTTCTCCTTGTTTCCAGTGTGGCGGAGTCTGTGTCGTATGGACGAGGTGATAGCCATCGCTACCGGTCTCGTTGCTTTCGACATTCAGCTCAATAATCCACGCTCCGCCTGTTGGTAATATGTCGGTCACGGTTGCGAGCACACTGGATAAGCTGGTATCTCGTCGAAGGTCTATACCTTCTGGGCGTAGCCCCAGTTGAGCGCCAATAGGTGGTGTATCTTGGTAGCCTATTGCTTGTAAGAAGGTTTGCGCTGCGCTTGTATTGGCTGGGATCATGTTTATTGGAGGGTTTCCAATAAACTCGGCCACAAAACGGTTTGCTGGGCGTTCATATATATCGTCTGGCGTGCCAAGTTGTTGTAACTCGCCTTTGCTCATAACCGCAATCTTGGTGGCTAATGTCATGGCTTCCCATTGATCGTGGGTAACAAAGACAATCGTGGTTCCAAATTCCTGATGCAGGCGGGTGAGTTCAGCGCGCATTGATAAACGAAGTGCTGCATCTAGGTTGGATAAGGGTTCGTCTAGAAGAAGAATTCCTGGATTCATCGCCAGAGTTCTGGCCAGTGCAACGCGTTGTTGTTGCCCGCCAGAAAGTTGAGCAGGATAACGATCCTCTAAACCTTCGATCTTAAGCATGATGATCATTTTCGCGACGCGCTCAAGGCGCTCTTCTTTGGACATGCCTTTTAATTTGAGGCCAAATTCTATATTGCGGCTCACTGTCATATGAGGCCAAAGTGCATAAGACTGAAAGACTAAGCCGATATGACGTTTTTCAGGCGGTATGAAAATCCCTTTCGAAACGTTATCAAGCGGCTTGCAGTCAACGGCTATTTCCCCATCACTAAGGTGTTCAAGGCCTGCAATCATCCGCAGTATCGTCGACTTTCCGCAGCCTGAAGGACCGAGGACACACATAAAGGCACCGTCTTCGATCTCCATCGATACGTTGTCGACGGCAGGTGGATGATCTGCGGTGTAGCGTTTAGAAATATTGGTAAGGGTAATGTTCGACATATGGTTAGCTCTCAAGTCCTTGGGCTAAGCCCGTTCCGGTGAGACGATTAATAAGTAAGGTGCCCAATAGAGCGATCAGTGCAATCATCAACACAACGGCGTTAGCGGCCTGGGTATAATTGAAATCGATAAGACGAATTGAGAAAGTGGTTAATACATCCGTTGCAGGAACAGCGAGAATAATAAACAAGCTGACTCCTTTAATGCCGGATATAAAAGGCATCAGTACGGCAGTGACAAGGGCGTTTCGCTGAATCGGTAATATGATCGAAAACATGCGTCGTAACCAGCCAGCGCCAGCCACGCGAGCACTGTCTTCGACATCGCTGCCGAGTTGCGTCATGGCGGAGATTCCGGCGCGACTGGCAAAAGGCATTTGGTCAGCAACTAAGGCCAAAAATAGAATGATAGGGGTGCCATATAAGGCCGGTATAGGACCATGCGGTACGGCGAATAAGGTTAAAAAGGCGGCAGCGAACGCAATCCCCGGAACAAGGTAAGGGAAGAACGTGATCTGGCGTAACGTGATTGACACGCTGCGTAAAGGCGACCTCAATACGATGTAACCCGTTAGCAACCCTAAGATACCAGCACAGATAGAGGCACTGCCGACGATTCGAACAGAACTCCATGCCGCGTTCCAAAACTCCGATGACAGTAGAATACCGTTGCGTAACGCGATGGTGTCTAGGTTTGTTCCGATCCAATAATCGAGGGTGAAGTTCGATAAATTGAATCGCCCCGGTAAATGCATGACAGTGGAAAGGGCGAGTGCGCCCATCGGAATGACGACACTGATAAAAAACATGAGCAATGCAATCGAAAAGGCGGGCCATTTTAGAATACCCAGAGACTGGCGGCGTTCCATCGCGCCTTTTGAACCGATAATGGCAAAGCGGCGTGCTTCTCGCATCATCCATGTGTCCAGTGCGAGTGTTGCCATTCCAACCACTAAAATAACGCCAGCGAAGACGGCTGCAACCCCGTTCTGTTGTGTGCCTATCGCGCGGTAAAGCGAGGTGGCAAGTGTTTCAAATTGAACAGGAAGGCCAAGCACATAAGGAACGGAAAACTCCCCAATAGCGTCTGCAAAGATTAATAGCGCAGCAGACATAATAGCGGGGCGCATTAATGGAAAGACAATCGATAGTGCGACACGACCTTTACTTGCGCCGAGCATCTGTCCCGCTTCTTCAAGCTGACTGTCTAAGCGGCGTAATGCATTGCCCACCAGCAAGATAACAAATGGAATGTAGTTGAGCGTCATAATGACGATCGTTGGAAACGCGCCATATGAGACCCAATCAGGAAGCTGAAGTCCCATTGCTTCTGCCCAACCGGGTTGGCCGCCTATAGTCGCGTTTTTGAACAGAGTGGTCCAAGCAAGTGCAAAGGTCCAAGCCGGTAACATAAATGGAATGATCAGAGCAGTAGATAACCAGCGGCGACCCATTAAGTTGGTGCGAACGAGCAACCAAGCGAGTATCGCGCCAATCACCATCGCGAGGATCATGGATGTGAAAGCGACCATAAGCGTGTTCCAAAGCGGTCGCCAAAAAATGATCGACGACATGCGAGAAGAGAAAACGCGCTCAAGGTAATAGGTCGTCATGCCACCTGCTTCCGCACCAGTACGCATTTCGTCGCCAGATTGGACCGTCATGATCTCAAGCATCACGTTTAGAATCGGCGCGGCAATCAACCAAGCGAAAATAAACAGTAGTAAGAGACCGATCAAAAGGGTCGGATCTCGTTGAGCAATGACAAGTTTGTGCCGCAGTCTTCTTATGGGCGACAAGTGTTTAGAATCGGTAACAGCGATCATGCCATCCTCTTATGTTGGTTGATTTGCGAACAACAATAGAAGCTGAATGTTGCAGAGACATGACATTTTGCAACTAGATGCAAAATAAATTGAAACTAGTTGCAAATAGATTTTTTTAAGGTCGGATTTATATCGAAGGGGGCACGCGCAACAGGCGCAAACTTTCTTAGCGCTTTGATCATGTAATGTATTGTTATATTGCAGGAAATTTGGTGAGAGGAATCTATAGTTAGAATACAAAACGGCGACTTAGTCGCAAGCATGTCATGCAAAAGGAGGAAATATGACGATTCGTATTTTGATGATGGTTTCATTGTTGTTCTCAGCAGTTGTGAGTGCACAAGGCTTGACCTTTGGTGTTGTCCCCCAACAGTCTGCTAAAAAGCTGGCGGCAAAATGGTCGCCTGTTTTGCAGTACATCAGCGATGCCTCTGGTGTCGATATACACTTTACAACCGCGAAAAATATTCCTGAATTTGAAAAACGTTTGTTGGCGGGAGAATATGATCTTGCTTACATGAATCCCTATCACTACATCGTTTTTCATGAAAAGCCGGGATACGAAGCGGTCGCTAAGCAGAAGAATAAGCAAATCAAAGGGATTGTGGTTGTCCGAAAAGGCAGCACGATTCAAAGTTTATCGGAATTGCAAGACGCGCAATTAGCGTTCCCGTCGCCTGCAGCGTTTGCTGCAAGTATTTTACCCCGTGCTCAGTTAGCGAAAGATAATATCGCGTTTACACCGCGATATGTGTCTTCTCATGATTCCGTGTATTTAAACGTATCGAAAGGCTTTTTCCCCGCAGGCGGTGGCGTGTTGCGCACGTTCAACAACACCTCTCCTAAGGTTCGTGAACAGTTGAAAGTGCTTTGGACCACACAGCCGTACACGTCCCATGCGATTGCGGCTCATCCGCGTGTGGCAAAGGAAAAAGTGCAGAAAATTTTACAGGCTATGTTGCAGATGAACGATGACCCACAAGGCATTGCGTTATTAAAAACACTAAATTTTAAGGGATTAGAGGAAGCAACCAATGACCGCTGGGATGACATTAGAGGCTTAAATATCCATCTACTGGAGCACATGATTGAGGAATGATTTCAAGCAAAGGCAGGGCGTAAAAGCAAGATAGGAATACAACGATGTCTCTCAAGCTTAAAACGATTCTAGGAGTTGCTTTTATTGAAGCGATTCTGCTTGCAGTGTTGATTTCGATGACGCTGAATTATTTAGAAACGACCAACTATGAGGGGCTTTATAAGCGAGCAACCACAACGGCGACTTTTTTTTCCACAACCACAAAAGACGCTGTTATTTCCTACGACCTTGCGTCACTGGATGCCTTCTCAAGTGAGCTGATGAAAAACCCTGATTTAGTCTACGTCAAGGTGCTCAACCCCGACGGGCAGATATTTGCTCAAGCAGGCGAACAGAAATATTTAGAAAGAGATTTTATTGAAGATATCGATGTTTCGATGATCAATGACGGCGTATTTGATGTGCGCGCTGAAATTAGCGAAGGAGGGCAATTTTTTGGAGAAATACGTATTGGGATTGATACGTCTGGTTTAACTCAAGCCATTACCGAAGCGCGATACTGGAGTGCTACCATCGCTTTCGGCGAAATGTTGCTGGTGGCGCTTTTTTCTTACATTCTAGGTTCTTATCTTACCAATCGTTTAAGTAAACTCAGAGAAGCCGCCAACGACATTTCACATGACAATATGGACATAAAGTTGGACGCAAAGGGGAGTGATGAGGTTGCAGAAGTTGCTCAGGCCTTTATTCAAATGTCGTCGCGGTTACGTCAGGAGTCAGAACGAAGAACAGCTTATGAAAAAGAACTGAAATCTCTTAATAGCACCTTAGAGATGCGTGTGGAGCGTCGTACTGCGCAATTGCGTGACAATATTGTTAAGTTAGAAGAGATGAACGAAGCCCTCAAGCAGACACATGCCCAACTTATTCAATCTGAAAAAATGGCGTCGATAGGTACATTAGCAGCTGGCGTTGCCCATGAAATAAACAATCCTGTTGGCTACGTCATGAGTAATGTTCGAATGCTGTCCGAGTACATTGAGTTTTACCGGGAGGCGATTTCTAAAATACGTGCCTTGGATATCCATGCTTCTGAATCTGAGCTCATAGCGTCTATAGAGAGCATGGGGTCGTGGTTTGACGAACAAGATATTGAGTTTATTCAATCAGACACGCTAGATTTGGTGAAAGATACGGTGGATGGCACGGAACGGATACGTGATATTGTCTCAGGTCTTAAGGAGTTCTCTCATTCCTCTCCTGATACGGTTATGCAGTTCGCTAATCTTAACGAGGCCATAGAGCGTACTCTGAAAATCGCCCATAACGAACTTAAGTATAAGTCTAAGGTTGTGACCAAACTGAAAGACATTCCTGTTGTCGAATGCAACGTCGGCCAGATTCAACAAGTTTTGCTTAATTTAGTGATCAACGCGAACCATTCGATTGAGGAAAACGGACTTATACAAATCCAAAGCGGCGTGTTGGGCTCTGAGGTGTTTGTTTCCGTTCGAGATAACGGTTGTGGGATTCCGGCGGAAATGAAGAAAAAGATCTTCGACCCGTTTTTTACCACCAAGGAAGTAGGAAAAGGAACGGGTCTCGGATTGTCCATTGTTTACGGCATTATGAAAGACCATAAAGGACGCATCGACCTCGAAAGCACACCGGGAAAAGGAACAAAGTTCACACTCTATTTTCCGGTTCAAAGTCAGTTGTAACGTCAGAGCGAAAACGCACTAAGAGCTTGTCTTAACCACCAATCGGCCTCTGATTTCGCCAGCAAGAAGTGCTTTTGACTTCTCGATGGCGTCTTCGAGCTGTATGTCAGTAGTAAGTGACTCAAGCAGTTCTAGATCTAGGTCAGTGGCTAAGCGAGTCCATGCTTCAAGGCGTTTTTCATAGGGACACATTACACTGTCGACACCTGCGAGTTTGACGCCGCGCAGAATAAATGGCGCGACAGATCCAGGTAGGTCCATACCACCCGCTAGGCCGCATGCTGCAACGATTCCGCCGTACTTTGTTGTGGCGCAAGCATTGGCTAGTACATGTGAGCCAACCACGTCGATCACGCCAGCCCAACGTTCTTTGCCAAGAGGGCGTGAAGGTTCAGACATTTCTGAGCGATCAATAATACCTTGTGCGCCAAGCGATTTGAGATAATCCGCTTCTGATGGCCGTCCTGTTAGCGCCATAACCTGATAACCGAGTTTGGCGAGAAGGGCTATCGCAACACTGCCTACACCGCCAGCCGCGCCTGTTACTAATATTTCGCCGTCGTCGGGCTTGACGCCGTGTTTTTCCAGCTCCAAGACACATAACATCGCAGTATAACCCGCCGTGCCGATGGCCATTGCTTGTCGGGTCGTAAAGGCACTGGGAAGAGGGATAAGCCAATCGGCATTCACTCGTGCTCGTTGACCTAAGCCTCCCCAGTGACGTTCGCCAACGCCCCATCCGTTTAAAACAACGGTGTCGCCTTCTTTGAACTTGTCTGAGTCAGATTGAATGACCTTACCTGCGAAATCGATTCCAGGCACCATTGGAAACTGACGAACAACAGGGGATTTTCCCGTGATGGCTAACGCATCTTTGTAATTTAAACCTGAGTATTCGACCTCAACCATTACGTTGCCTTCTGGCAGTAAACTGTCG encodes:
- the efpL gene encoding elongation factor P-like protein EfpL; this encodes MPKASDIKKNMAIQYQDKTCIVKDIERSVPQGRAGGSLYRMRMYDVVSGRKIDETFKDSEMLDLADLIRRPANFSYIDGEEYVFMDEENYTPYNLNKEAIADEVLFLNEDTQGMQVVLVDDAPVALDMPTVVELEVIETDPSIKGASATSRTKPAVLATGAIVQVPEHISTGDRIRVNVEERKFTGRA
- a CDS encoding ABC transporter permease; translated protein: MIAVTDSKHLSPIRRLRHKLVIAQRDPTLLIGLLLLFIFAWLIAAPILNVMLEIMTVQSGDEMRTGAEAGGMTTYYLERVFSSRMSSIIFWRPLWNTLMVAFTSMILAMVIGAILAWLLVRTNLMGRRWLSTALIIPFMLPAWTFALAWTTLFKNATIGGQPGWAEAMGLQLPDWVSYGAFPTIVIMTLNYIPFVILLVGNALRRLDSQLEEAGQMLGASKGRVALSIVFPLMRPAIMSAALLIFADAIGEFSVPYVLGLPVQFETLATSLYRAIGTQQNGVAAVFAGVILVVGMATLALDTWMMREARRFAIIGSKGAMERRQSLGILKWPAFSIALLMFFISVVIPMGALALSTVMHLPGRFNLSNFTLDYWIGTNLDTIALRNGILLSSEFWNAAWSSVRIVGSASICAGILGLLTGYIVLRSPLRSVSITLRQITFFPYLVPGIAFAAAFLTLFAVPHGPIPALYGTPIILFLALVADQMPFASRAGISAMTQLGSDVEDSARVAGAGWLRRMFSIILPIQRNALVTAVLMPFISGIKGVSLFIILAVPATDVLTTFSIRLIDFNYTQAANAVVLMIALIALLGTLLINRLTGTGLAQGLES
- a CDS encoding dual specificity protein phosphatase family protein: MSTVEIANKKQVFQEADEARGPMHLIHENFLGRGIDLYIGNKQAASDPSLLKKHNIGTVFNCAVNLDINIVEKNDPLSKVQAFGWASVRYYKHGIVDGPGNPHPMILAGYYQLRSVIDQELPDKPSYPWNGTGNILINCRGGRSRSVTLTALLLHLDETETYPTLDAAIDHIRVARQLIKEEWPEAPKPILVDAARWAAEQVKRITPYVPKES
- a CDS encoding LacI family DNA-binding transcriptional regulator, whose translation is MHKPKGPSKSRAASAADVARLAGVSRSAVSRTFTDGASVSTKTREKVLAAAEELNYHVNHLARGLSQEKSRPVCLLAANLDKPYHNLLLDALTRQLQADGRMVMVINVSADPTSAGEALNRALHYRAAASIVMSGTPPEEMVQSCIKAGQKVILINRHNDLQDVHHIQIDYAQAMQEAVEFFVQAGCQTLTLVSSSKGTPSLVARERFFIRSAQERGLQLTIWRGENTNYEDGQLAATTLLSKPTRDDGYFCITDLVACGFIDTATHEYHVDIPNDLCVLGFDDIPQASWKGYNLTTFAQPYNAIAERVTDILNCDQVDLLDQETIQDGYQKSSQDGNQESNEESSTNTERQNHTQTEKRDLRSKLQAIPKWRRTVRSTESRLEQ
- a CDS encoding ABC transporter substrate-binding protein, with protein sequence MIRNTANALLVSALVSTSAMAEDFNIDALIQAAKAEPPLSVFDSTGKIKKQAAAFAKKYGIETTGTKIKAGANIKMVTGETKANNVKSDVVIISDVPAAAVQLLATGYTTSYLPADMTDKIPAEFRDPLVVSTSPVVWSYNTALNDSCPVDNIWALTDPKWKGHIAMPDPLNKSIYTDWFNQFAMHHDADIAAAYEAHYGKPLKTDLDSATAAFVAALAGNQPLLTNSDSDVASAVGAPDTKENFIGIMSSAKFRENKNGMKLGICDSMKPMVGMLYPKFMMITAGTDSPNAAKLFVHYMLTSEGFAPQAIDGKISTNIDNEIPAQEPSGVAAHLDQLFKYNPATSKDDWASRQDWQDLWALARAGQL
- a CDS encoding ABC transporter substrate-binding protein, translating into MKKSIRSLIAGCTLACSAVSASLVHAADPLTLQLKWVTQAQFAGYYVALEKGFYEEEDLDMTIKPGGPDIAPPQVIAGGGADVIVEWMPAALASREKGLPLVNIGQVFNKSGMMLTCLKSSGIEKPMDVKGKTLGVWFFGNEYPFLAWMSKLGLPTDGSEGGVTVLKQGFNVDPIFQGQADCVSTMVYNEYGQVLDGGLTPEELTVFSYQDQGVAMLEDGLYTTEAKLKDPAMVDKLARFLKASVKGWEWAAKYPEEAAEIVLEYDDTGAQTLEHQVRMAKAVAQLIAGNPQGVGYLDPAAYERTVDVLMSGESAPVITKKPTGAWTHDVYEKAGL
- a CDS encoding phosphate/phosphite/phosphonate ABC transporter substrate-binding protein encodes the protein MTIRILMMVSLLFSAVVSAQGLTFGVVPQQSAKKLAAKWSPVLQYISDASGVDIHFTTAKNIPEFEKRLLAGEYDLAYMNPYHYIVFHEKPGYEAVAKQKNKQIKGIVVVRKGSTIQSLSELQDAQLAFPSPAAFAASILPRAQLAKDNIAFTPRYVSSHDSVYLNVSKGFFPAGGGVLRTFNNTSPKVREQLKVLWTTQPYTSHAIAAHPRVAKEKVQKILQAMLQMNDDPQGIALLKTLNFKGLEEATNDRWDDIRGLNIHLLEHMIEE
- a CDS encoding ABC transporter ATP-binding protein; this translates as MSNITLTNISKRYTADHPPAVDNVSMEIEDGAFMCVLGPSGCGKSTILRMIAGLEHLSDGEIAVDCKPLDNVSKGIFIPPEKRHIGLVFQSYALWPHMTVSRNIEFGLKLKGMSKEERLERVAKMIIMLKIEGLEDRYPAQLSGGQQQRVALARTLAMNPGILLLDEPLSNLDAALRLSMRAELTRLHQEFGTTIVFVTHDQWEAMTLATKIAVMSKGELQQLGTPDDIYERPANRFVAEFIGNPPINMIPANTSAAQTFLQAIGYQDTPPIGAQLGLRPEGIDLRRDTSLSSVLATVTDILPTGGAWIIELNVESNETGSDGYHLVHTTQTPPHWKQGEAVYVHVAPHAVHLFSAEGDRLSLEAQPEVRVSSSNSELASPTFVQTKLEDTP
- a CDS encoding inositol monophosphatase family protein, with the protein product MNIKNTIDTRATFLKSLVQRAADCALESYNNRSAGDYSLKGPQDYLTETDLAVENLIRDEISRAFPEDAILGEETGGEPNEMTWIIDPIDGTENFARGTPHFCVIIAFCLNGRAVLSAIAQPVLKTIYFAQQGKGAYKNDQPIHTSKTASLNQASLEFGWSRNITIDEHLSVQRYLLEQGASIHRRGSGGLALVWVAEGWSDAYLELSMNSWDCVAGMLLVEEAGGRVGQWPNSVADLAKKGPVIASSPLIANAIEGINYPNMKLKDSL